Proteins from a genomic interval of Gossypium hirsutum isolate 1008001.06 chromosome A09, Gossypium_hirsutum_v2.1, whole genome shotgun sequence:
- the LOC107888794 gene encoding alpha-1,3-arabinosyltransferase XAT2, whose translation MHKCTLFCSSFKEKRLTHGVIVGCLLAAFTISIVFKSYFCTQLSVLHIQSQSSMDAAENQFMMFKDAGLLQELVEESTSAKSIFNACDCEPISNYCEINGDVAVQGNSSTISMVSLRTDIPAGEISWTVKPYVRKENAAAMDLVKSWAVTSMEFLHCDLIQTVPAILFSLGGFSGNHFHDFSDLVIPLYITSRQFNGEVQFVVTDNRHWWISKFRGILGNLSRYDIVEIDQERKTHCYPSMIVGLKYHHELGIDQSKSQLSMKDFRQFLRRTYSLKRAKAIKIGDDARKRPRLLIITRRKSRSFTNIDKITRMASSLGYNVVTMEPNISTSLGSVAETVNSCDVLMGIHGAGLTNMVFLPDNAIVIQIVPLGSIDELAKQDFEQPAMDMELSYLEYKIKAKESSLISKYKADHLIIKDPLSVHKQGWDAVRSIYLDKQNVKLDIKRFRPTLLKALQLLHQ comes from the exons ATGCATAAGTGCACCCTATTTTGTAGCAGCTTTAAAGAGAAGAGGTTAACACATGGTGTAATAGTTGGATGCTTGCTTGCGGCTTTCACTATTTCAATAGTTTTCAAGTCTTATTTCTGCACTCAACTATCTGTCT TGCATATACAATCACAATCATCCATGGATGCTGCTGAAAATCAATTTATGATGTTTAAGGATGCCGGCCTTTTGCAGGAACTAG TTGAAGAGAGCACATCTGCCAAGTCAATATTCAATGCATGCGATTGCGAACCAATATCGAATTACTGCGAAATCAACGGGGACGTTGCAGTTCAGGGGAATTCCTCCACTATATCTATGGTTTCATTACGAACAGACATTCCTGCAGGGGAGATTTCTTGGACGGTTAAGCCTTATGTACGAAAAGAAAATGCAGCAGCCATGGATCTTGTTAAAAGCTGGGCCGTAACTTCAATGGAGTTCCTTCACTGTGACCTTATTCAAACTGTTCCAGCCATCCTTTTCTCCCTTGGAGGATTTTCAGGGAACCATTTCCATGATTTCAGTGACTTGGTCATTCCACTATACATAACGTCTAGGCAGTTCAATGGAGAAGTACAATTTGTTGTGACAGATAACAGGCATTGGTGGATCAGTAAGTTCCGAGGAATACTCGGAAACTTATCTCGATACGACATTGTCGAAATCGATCAAGAAAGGAAAACACATTGCTACCCAAGTATGATTGTTGGCCTTAAATATCACCATGAACTTGGTATTGATCAATCAAAGTCCCAACTATCAATGAAAGATTTCAGGCAATTCTTGAGAAGAACCTACTCATTGAAGAGGGCAAAAGCAATCAAGATAGGAGATGATGCCCGTAAAAGGCCTCGACTGTTGATCATAACTCGAAGAAAATCTCGATCGTTCACAAATATCGACAAAATAACGAGAATGGCAAGTAGCTTGGGGTATAATGTAGTTACAATGGAGCCTAATATTTCAACCAGCTTAGGGAGTGTAGCTGAAACAGTGAATTCTTGTGATGTATTGATGGGAATCCATGGAGCTGGGCTAACGAACATGGTGTTCCTTCCTGATAATGCCATTGTAATCCAAATAGTTCCTTTAGGATCTATTGATGAGCTGGCTAAACAAGACTTTGAACAACCTGCCATGGATATGGAGTTAAGTTACTTGGAGTATAAAATAAAGGCAAAGGAGAGCTCACTTATAAGTAAATATAAGGCGGATCATTTGATCATTAAAGACCCTTTATCAGTTCATAAACAGGGGTGGGATGCAGTAAGGTCAATATATTTGGATAAACAGAATGTGAAGCTTGATATCAAGAGGTTTAGACCAACATTGTTGAAAGCACTTCAGTTGCTTCATCAGTAG
- the LOC107888795 gene encoding cyclin-dependent kinase D-3 isoform X1: MTEMEPSKKVADRYLKREVLGEGTYGVVYKAIDTKIGQIVAIKKIRLGKQKEGVNFTALREIKLLKELKAPNIIELTDAFPLKGNLHLVFEFMETDLEAVIRDRNIFLSPADIKSYIQMTLKGLSFCHRKWVLHRDMKPNNLLIGPNGQLKLADFGLARIFGSPDRKFTHQVFARWYRAPELLFGSKQYGSGVDVWAAACIFAELLLRRPFLQGTSDIDQLGKIFAAFGTPTSSQWPDMLYLPDYVEYQYVPAPPLRSLFPMASDDALDLLLKMFTYDPKARISVKQALEHRYFSSAPPPTDPAKLPRPAPKTQASDFNPQEGPTVLSPPWKSRRVMPDPERFEGNSNQKEKIDERVGEVRQAVGEIAGKVEQVPMSVDFSIFGSKPMSRPTINSADRSHLKRKLDLDFQHNE; the protein is encoded by the exons atgacagAAATGGAACCGTCGAAGAAAGTGGCGGATAGGTATTTGAAACGCGAGGTTCTCGGTGAAGGCACTTATGGTGTTGTCTACAAAGCCATCGATACGAAG ATAGGACAGATTGTTGCAATTAAGAAAATTCGTCTTGGAAAGCAAAAGGAAGGGGTTAATTTTACCGCACTCAGAGAAATTAAACTTCTGAAGGAGCTTAAAGCCCCCAATATAATTGAGTTAACAGATGCATTCCCACTCAAGGGTAACTTGCATCTTGTGTTTGAGTTCATGGAGACTGATCTTGAAGCTGTTATTCGAGACCGGAATATTTTTCTCTCACCAGCTGACATCAAATCATACATTCAGATGACTTTAAAAGGGCTTTCTTTTTGCCACCGGAAATGGGTTTTACATAG GGATATGAAGCCAAATAATTTGCTGATAGGACCCAATGGTCAGCTTAAACTTGCTGACTTTGGATTAGCACGCATATTTGGGAGTCCAGATCGTAAGTTTACTCACCAG GTCTTTGCTCGATGGTATAGAGCTCCTGAATTACTTTTTGGTAGCAAGCAATATGGTTCTGGTGTGGATGTTTGGGCAGCTGCCTGTATATTTGCAGAACTTCTCCTACGACGACCATTTCTACAG GGCACAAGTGACATTGATCAATTAGGAAAGATCTTTGCAGCTTTTGGGACCCCAACATCTTCTCAATGGCCAGATATGTTATACCTTCCTGATTATGTAGAATACCAATATGTTCCTGCACCACCTTTGCGCTCCTTGTTTCCAATGGCCAGTGATGATGCTTTAGATCTATTATTGAAAATGTTTACTTATGACCCAAAAGCTAGGATTTCAGTGAAGCAAGCATTAGAGCACAG GTATTTTTCATCTGCACCTCCACCTACAGATCCAGCTAAGCTCCCTAGGCCCGCTCCTAAAACGCAAGCATCAGATTTTAATCCCCAGGAAGGTCCCACTGTCCTTTCTCCCCCATGGAAGTCAAGGAGAGTAATGCCTGATCCTGAGAGGTTTGAAGGTAATTCCAACCAAAAGGAGAAGATCGATGAGCGTGTTGGTGAAGTTCGACAGGCAGTTGGTGAAATTGCAGGAAAGGTTGAACAGGTACCAATGTCTGTAGATTTTTCAATCTTTGGCTCAAAACCTATGAGTAGGCCTACAATTAACAG TGCTGATAGATCTCATCTGAAGAGGAAACTTGATCTTGATTTCCAGCACaatgaataa
- the LOC107888795 gene encoding cyclin-dependent kinase D-1 isoform X2, translating to MTEMEPSKKVADRYLKREVLGEGTYGVVYKAIDTKIGQIVAIKKIRLGKQKEGVNFTALREIKLLKELKAPNIIELTDAFPLKGNLHLVFEFMETDLEAVIRDRNIFLSPADIKSYIQMTLKGLSFCHRKWVLHRDMKPNNLLIGPNGQLKLADFGLARIFGSPDRKFTHQVFARWYRAPELLFGSKQYGSGVDVWAAACIFAELLLRRPFLQGTSDIDQLGKIFAAFGTPTSSQWPDMLYLPDYVEYQYVPAPPLRSLFPMASDDALDLLLKMFTYDPKARISVKQALEHRYFSSAPPPTDPAKLPRPAPKTQASDFNPQEGPTVLSPPWKSRRVMPDPERFEGNSNQKEKIDERVGEVRQAVGEIAGKVEQC from the exons atgacagAAATGGAACCGTCGAAGAAAGTGGCGGATAGGTATTTGAAACGCGAGGTTCTCGGTGAAGGCACTTATGGTGTTGTCTACAAAGCCATCGATACGAAG ATAGGACAGATTGTTGCAATTAAGAAAATTCGTCTTGGAAAGCAAAAGGAAGGGGTTAATTTTACCGCACTCAGAGAAATTAAACTTCTGAAGGAGCTTAAAGCCCCCAATATAATTGAGTTAACAGATGCATTCCCACTCAAGGGTAACTTGCATCTTGTGTTTGAGTTCATGGAGACTGATCTTGAAGCTGTTATTCGAGACCGGAATATTTTTCTCTCACCAGCTGACATCAAATCATACATTCAGATGACTTTAAAAGGGCTTTCTTTTTGCCACCGGAAATGGGTTTTACATAG GGATATGAAGCCAAATAATTTGCTGATAGGACCCAATGGTCAGCTTAAACTTGCTGACTTTGGATTAGCACGCATATTTGGGAGTCCAGATCGTAAGTTTACTCACCAG GTCTTTGCTCGATGGTATAGAGCTCCTGAATTACTTTTTGGTAGCAAGCAATATGGTTCTGGTGTGGATGTTTGGGCAGCTGCCTGTATATTTGCAGAACTTCTCCTACGACGACCATTTCTACAG GGCACAAGTGACATTGATCAATTAGGAAAGATCTTTGCAGCTTTTGGGACCCCAACATCTTCTCAATGGCCAGATATGTTATACCTTCCTGATTATGTAGAATACCAATATGTTCCTGCACCACCTTTGCGCTCCTTGTTTCCAATGGCCAGTGATGATGCTTTAGATCTATTATTGAAAATGTTTACTTATGACCCAAAAGCTAGGATTTCAGTGAAGCAAGCATTAGAGCACAG GTATTTTTCATCTGCACCTCCACCTACAGATCCAGCTAAGCTCCCTAGGCCCGCTCCTAAAACGCAAGCATCAGATTTTAATCCCCAGGAAGGTCCCACTGTCCTTTCTCCCCCATGGAAGTCAAGGAGAGTAATGCCTGATCCTGAGAGGTTTGAAGGTAATTCCAACCAAAAGGAGAAGATCGATGAGCGTGTTGGTGAAGTTCGACAGGCAGTTGGTGAAATTGCAGGAAAGGTTGAACAG TGCTGA